In a genomic window of Pelotomaculum thermopropionicum SI:
- the LivG gene encoding ABC-type branched-chain amino acid transport systems, ATPase component has protein sequence MLLQLKGVSKRFGGLTAVDNLDLEVARGEIVGLIGPNGAGKTTVFNLISGLLPPSGGDILLSGASLAGKKPHRITALGVARTFQNIRLFNHLTALENIMAGQYCRTRTGAWQAFFRTGAFRKEEREVRERAGELLAMVGLAPYRDIAAAALPYGCQRRLEIARALATRPGIILLDEPAVGLNEAESESLQEMIRRIRETGIAVLIIEHDMNLVMSLCDRVAVLNFGQKIAEGTPNRVRDDPEVIRAYLGREETGLA, from the coding sequence TTGTTGCTGCAATTGAAAGGGGTCTCCAAACGTTTCGGCGGGCTGACCGCCGTGGATAACTTAGACCTGGAGGTGGCCCGGGGGGAAATCGTCGGACTGATCGGCCCCAACGGCGCCGGGAAAACCACGGTGTTCAACCTGATCTCCGGCCTTTTGCCCCCGTCGGGCGGCGACATACTGCTGAGCGGCGCCTCCCTGGCCGGGAAGAAACCGCACCGGATTACCGCCCTGGGCGTCGCCCGGACCTTTCAGAATATCCGGCTGTTCAACCACCTGACGGCCCTGGAAAACATCATGGCCGGCCAGTACTGCCGCACCCGGACCGGTGCCTGGCAGGCCTTCTTCCGCACCGGCGCTTTCCGGAAAGAGGAGCGGGAGGTGCGGGAGCGGGCCGGGGAACTGCTGGCCATGGTCGGGCTGGCCCCGTATCGCGATATTGCGGCGGCCGCCCTGCCCTACGGTTGTCAGCGGCGGCTGGAAATCGCCCGTGCCCTGGCCACCCGGCCCGGGATCATCCTGCTGGACGAACCAGCAGTGGGCCTGAATGAAGCGGAAAGCGAGTCCCTGCAGGAAATGATCCGGCGGATCAGGGAGACGGGGATTGCCGTGTTGATTATCGAGCACGACATGAACCTGGTGATGAGCCTGTGCGACCGGGTGGCGGTGCTGAATTTCGGCCAAAAGATTGCCGAGGGAACCCCGAACCGGGTGCGGGACGACCCGGAGGTAATCCGGGCCTACCTCGGAAGGGAGGAAACCGGCCTTGCTTGA
- a CDS encoding permeases produces MRTVNHSTTEPLPGGLLERFFKVSQNNTGARTEVLAGVTTFVTLAYILFVYPNILKDAGMPASATFAATCVASAFATLIMGLYANYPIAVAPGMGLGAYFTYTVCAGMGLPWQTALGAVFISGVVFFLLTVTRVREWIVDGVPPVLRSAIGVGIGLFIAFIGLRNAGIVVKSEATLVTLGNMRDPGVLVAVAGLAVTSLLTARRVKGAFLIGILLTTVGAVASGVAPAPQGIGSLILLANPLHALQPVAFQLDIAGALKAGLISVLFSFTFVDMFDNIGTLIGVSRRAGLLDERGHLPRIGKALFADSLGTIFASFTGTSTVTSYIESAAGVSEGGRTGLTAVVVALLFLAAVIFAPLVALIPAQATAPVLIIVGLLMMGEVVNIRFDDFTEALPAFFTIIMMPLTYSIAQGLAFGFMSYTVVKLITGRHRENNAVTYTLTVLFILHFALG; encoded by the coding sequence TTGCGGACGGTGAACCATTCTACAACTGAACCATTGCCGGGCGGCCTGCTGGAGAGGTTTTTCAAAGTAAGCCAGAATAACACCGGTGCCCGTACCGAAGTCCTGGCCGGGGTGACCACCTTTGTAACGCTGGCCTACATCCTTTTTGTCTATCCCAACATCCTGAAAGACGCCGGCATGCCTGCCAGCGCCACTTTTGCCGCCACCTGCGTCGCCTCGGCCTTTGCCACCCTGATCATGGGTCTTTATGCCAATTACCCCATCGCCGTGGCGCCGGGGATGGGGCTGGGGGCTTACTTCACCTACACGGTCTGCGCCGGAATGGGCCTCCCCTGGCAGACCGCCCTGGGGGCGGTCTTTATCTCCGGGGTGGTTTTTTTCCTGCTTACCGTGACCAGGGTGCGGGAGTGGATCGTCGACGGGGTGCCGCCGGTCCTGCGCTCCGCCATAGGGGTGGGGATCGGGCTTTTTATCGCCTTCATCGGCCTGCGCAACGCCGGCATTGTCGTCAAAAGCGAAGCCACCCTGGTCACGCTGGGGAACATGCGCGATCCAGGAGTGCTGGTGGCTGTGGCCGGCCTCGCCGTCACCTCCCTGTTGACGGCCCGCCGGGTCAAGGGAGCCTTCCTGATCGGGATTCTGCTCACCACCGTCGGGGCCGTCGCTTCCGGGGTAGCGCCGGCGCCACAAGGGATCGGCAGCCTTATCCTGCTGGCCAATCCCCTGCACGCCCTCCAGCCCGTCGCTTTTCAGCTGGACATCGCGGGCGCGTTGAAAGCAGGGCTTATTTCGGTCCTCTTCTCTTTTACTTTCGTGGATATGTTCGACAACATCGGCACGCTGATCGGGGTATCGCGCAGGGCGGGGCTGCTCGACGAACGGGGGCATCTGCCCCGCATCGGCAAGGCCTTGTTCGCGGACTCTCTGGGCACCATTTTCGCTTCCTTTACAGGGACCAGCACCGTGACCAGTTATATAGAAAGCGCCGCCGGGGTGAGTGAAGGCGGCCGCACCGGCCTCACCGCCGTTGTGGTTGCGCTTCTATTTCTGGCCGCCGTTATTTTTGCCCCCCTGGTGGCGCTGATTCCGGCCCAGGCCACCGCCCCGGTCCTGATTATTGTTGGTTTGCTGATGATGGGGGAGGTTGTCAACATTCGCTTCGACGACTTCACGGAAGCCCTGCCCGCGTTTTTCACCATCATTATGATGCCGCTCACCTACTCCATCGCCCAAGGCCTTGCCTTCGGCTTCATGTCCTACACCGTCGTCAAGCTGATCACCGGGCGCCACCGGGAAAACAACGCTGTTACTTATACCCTGACGGTTCTGTTCATTCTCCATTTTGCACTTGGGTGA
- the GlnQ gene encoding ABC-type polar amino acid transport system, ATPase component has product MIRVEHLSKQFGELTVLRDVNAEIKKGEVISIIGPSGTGKSTFLRCLNLLEMPSGGRIFIDGADILDKSADVPKLRQKMGMVFQSFNLFAHLTALENLTIGPVKLLGRSKEQAEKKAMELLKMVGVAEKAGSFPDELSGGQKQRVAIARCLAMEPEIILFDEPTSALDPTMVSEVLAVIRRLAKKGMTMAIVTHEMDFARDVSNRVFYMDEGIIYEEGPPQQIFESPQKEKTRVFINRVRSYSCHIDNPDYDLYAMNGEIETFCEKHALPKQTRNRALLLVEELLVVFGAWRGAQAVDIDLTLSYSEKQDSLELVVESAGDYLNPFEENTLSDQLGITIVKNLSENMEYRRVNNRNRVGLTVKK; this is encoded by the coding sequence ATGATCAGAGTAGAGCACCTTTCCAAACAATTTGGTGAACTTACGGTGCTGAGAGATGTTAATGCGGAAATTAAAAAAGGCGAGGTCATATCGATCATTGGCCCCTCGGGCACGGGCAAAAGCACATTCCTGCGCTGTCTCAATCTTTTGGAAATGCCGAGCGGAGGCAGAATTTTTATCGACGGCGCCGATATCCTGGACAAAAGCGCCGACGTGCCGAAATTGCGTCAGAAAATGGGGATGGTGTTTCAGTCCTTTAATCTCTTCGCCCATCTTACAGCGCTGGAAAACCTGACCATCGGGCCGGTAAAGCTGCTTGGCAGGAGCAAAGAACAGGCGGAGAAAAAGGCGATGGAGCTGCTGAAAATGGTTGGTGTGGCCGAGAAGGCCGGGAGCTTTCCCGATGAACTTTCCGGCGGGCAAAAGCAGAGGGTGGCCATCGCCCGCTGCCTGGCCATGGAGCCGGAGATTATCCTTTTTGACGAACCCACCTCGGCCCTGGACCCCACGATGGTCAGTGAAGTGCTGGCTGTGATCCGCCGCCTGGCCAAGAAGGGAATGACCATGGCCATTGTCACCCACGAAATGGACTTTGCCCGTGACGTATCAAACCGGGTGTTTTATATGGACGAGGGGATTATCTACGAGGAGGGCCCGCCGCAGCAGATTTTTGAGAGCCCGCAAAAAGAAAAAACCAGGGTGTTTATCAACCGTGTGCGCAGCTATTCCTGTCATATCGACAACCCGGATTATGATTTGTATGCCATGAATGGCGAAATTGAAACCTTTTGCGAAAAACATGCGCTGCCCAAGCAGACGAGGAATAGAGCGCTGCTGCTGGTGGAGGAGCTTTTGGTTGTTTTCGGCGCCTGGCGCGGCGCCCAAGCTGTTGATATTGATTTAACCCTGTCTTATTCCGAAAAGCAGGACAGCCTGGAACTTGTGGTGGAAAGCGCGGGCGACTACTTAAACCCGTTTGAAGAAAACACCCTTTCCGATCAACTGGGGATTACAATTGTCAAAAACTTAAGTGAAAACATGGAGTACCGGAGGGTAAACAACCGGAACAGAGTGGGCTTGACGGTCAAAAAATAA
- the HisJ gene encoding ABC-type amino acid transport/signal transduction system has protein sequence MSCPLGSRFLNEKKRKKAAAFALVCLLTVIVLVGCGKSEKVITKLSDAGEAKIGVMVGTTGEQLARARFPNADIKSFDDVMEAVAALKAGQIEAVIMAYSNAVYVSKHNPELWYLPEPVEKEDMAVGVRKGNDELLAAVDRIIADLQDDGTLEDMKRRWFKQDLSPYEQVELAVPTQGDVLKIGVSATREPFCFTDENRNVIGYDGELARRIGIKLGRPVEFSDMKFAALIPALQAGKIDLAISMTPTGERKKSINFSQPVFASAQVMLVKKAPDARTSGGKMASLDDIDGKRVAVYTGTIFDAFVAGRYPGAEIKRFDSTADMILALKNKKVDVAFLDLTSAKVLLKSNPELGILTDDALTRPLGVGFNKNNPALRERFNNYLKTARADGTYDEMYRRWFENDPEQVQMPEFENLKTGEEIVLGVAVADLPYVAYMNGKYVGFDIEMLQRFARHEGFRLKIMTMEFSALVTALASGKIDMITDGIAITEERQKQIDFSDPYMYFKTVVVALKANLAAYDGGGAAGGDISFLQKAGDSFYNNIILENRYLLILDGLKVTVLISILSTVFGTLLGALICFMRMSPNKALRQPAKVYISILRGTPVLVLLMIIFYVVFASVNIDPVLVAVIAFGMNFGAYVSEMFRTGIESVDRGQTEAGIAMGFTRVKTFLYIVLPQAARNILPVYKGEFISLVKMTSVVGYIAVQDLTKAGDIIRSRTFDAFFPLVMVAVLYFFISWLLSLSLGYVEMVTDPKARRRRVKRG, from the coding sequence ATGAGTTGCCCGTTGGGGTCCCGGTTTTTAAACGAAAAAAAGAGGAAAAAGGCCGCCGCTTTTGCACTGGTCTGCTTATTGACCGTTATCGTTTTGGTAGGGTGCGGAAAGTCTGAAAAAGTAATTACAAAACTTTCCGACGCCGGTGAGGCAAAAATTGGTGTGATGGTCGGCACTACCGGGGAACAGCTGGCCAGGGCCAGGTTTCCAAATGCGGACATCAAAAGCTTTGATGATGTCATGGAAGCCGTAGCCGCACTGAAAGCGGGGCAGATTGAAGCCGTGATCATGGCCTATTCCAACGCCGTGTATGTGTCGAAACACAATCCGGAGTTGTGGTACCTGCCTGAACCGGTGGAAAAAGAGGACATGGCCGTCGGGGTGAGAAAAGGCAATGACGAACTGCTTGCAGCGGTAGACAGGATTATTGCAGATCTGCAAGACGACGGCACATTGGAAGACATGAAAAGGCGCTGGTTCAAGCAGGACCTGTCCCCTTATGAACAGGTCGAGCTTGCTGTGCCCACGCAAGGGGATGTTCTGAAAATCGGCGTGAGCGCTACCCGGGAGCCCTTTTGCTTTACTGATGAAAATAGAAACGTTATCGGCTATGACGGCGAACTGGCCCGCCGCATCGGGATCAAGCTGGGCAGGCCGGTTGAGTTCTCGGACATGAAGTTTGCCGCCTTGATCCCCGCGCTGCAGGCAGGCAAAATAGATCTGGCAATCAGCATGACTCCCACCGGGGAACGCAAAAAATCAATCAATTTCAGCCAGCCTGTTTTTGCCAGCGCCCAGGTGATGCTGGTCAAAAAGGCGCCGGACGCCAGGACAAGCGGCGGCAAAATGGCTTCCTTGGACGACATAGACGGTAAGCGGGTGGCGGTATATACAGGGACCATTTTTGATGCTTTTGTGGCCGGACGCTACCCCGGGGCAGAGATTAAGCGCTTTGACAGCACGGCCGACATGATTTTAGCCCTGAAAAACAAAAAAGTCGACGTGGCTTTTCTTGATTTAACATCAGCGAAGGTCTTGCTCAAGAGCAATCCGGAACTGGGCATCCTTACGGATGACGCCTTAACAAGACCCCTGGGCGTGGGATTTAACAAAAACAATCCGGCGCTGCGGGAGAGGTTCAACAATTATTTAAAAACAGCCCGGGCGGACGGCACTTACGACGAGATGTACCGGCGCTGGTTTGAAAATGATCCCGAACAAGTGCAAATGCCTGAATTCGAAAATCTTAAGACCGGGGAAGAGATCGTTTTGGGGGTTGCGGTGGCGGATTTGCCTTATGTGGCCTATATGAACGGTAAATACGTTGGTTTTGATATTGAAATGCTGCAAAGGTTTGCCCGCCACGAGGGATTCAGGTTGAAAATCATGACCATGGAGTTTTCTGCCCTGGTGACAGCCCTTGCTTCCGGGAAAATTGACATGATTACCGACGGCATCGCCATTACCGAAGAGAGACAAAAGCAGATTGACTTTTCCGACCCGTACATGTATTTCAAAACAGTCGTCGTCGCCTTAAAGGCGAATCTTGCCGCCTATGACGGCGGGGGCGCCGCCGGAGGGGACATTTCCTTTCTGCAAAAAGCCGGCGACAGCTTTTATAACAACATTATCCTGGAAAACCGCTACTTGCTGATCCTGGACGGACTGAAAGTAACGGTGCTCATCTCGATCCTGTCAACCGTCTTCGGCACCCTGCTCGGCGCCCTGATTTGCTTTATGCGCATGTCGCCAAACAAGGCGCTCCGGCAACCCGCCAAGGTCTATATCTCCATTCTGCGCGGGACACCCGTGCTGGTCCTCTTGATGATCATTTTTTATGTCGTGTTTGCTTCCGTGAATATAGATCCCGTCCTGGTGGCGGTGATTGCCTTCGGCATGAATTTTGGGGCTTATGTCTCCGAGATGTTCCGGACAGGGATCGAGAGCGTGGACAGGGGGCAAACCGAAGCCGGCATCGCCATGGGATTTACCAGGGTGAAAACCTTTCTCTACATCGTTTTGCCGCAGGCGGCAAGAAATATCTTGCCCGTCTACAAAGGGGAGTTCATCTCCCTGGTGAAGATGACTTCCGTGGTGGGGTACATCGCGGTGCAGGATCTGACCAAAGCCGGCGATATTATCCGCAGCCGCACCTTCGACGCCTTCTTCCCCCTGGTCATGGTGGCGGTGCTGTACTTTTTCATCTCTTGGCTGCTTTCCCTATCCCTGGGGTATGTGGAAATGGTCACCGACCCGAAAGCAAGAAGAAGGCGGGTGAAGAGAGGATGA
- the UshA gene encoding 5'-nucleotidase/2',3'-cyclic phosphodiesterase and related esterases: MGEGAFPVPSHQLIVGAVTEDLPDLVKPEQFKDYEAGSIVDNVRRAAQEARAEGAQIVIALIHAGDNYDSRTGPVFEVAGRLGGAGGVVDAVLGGHTHNVVAATAANGTPVAIAGCYGKGFIDLKIVMQEDGRLTFNTSYIDCDTSSTIPPYGYKAAAPVVDQAVSAIVDAAKTRAIPLAGQVLGTAGTALTIAQAEYPWGESTAGNWLCDVMKAKVNADFAFINSGAIRVNIPRGDVTMGELYTFLPFGDFIMTADLTGAQIKALLEQAVGDGGKGIQTAGLTFAYNPGAPGGSRIESISKSDGTPVDMADTARTYRVAVNDHVAAGGDGFSVCKKANLNPAIFSIPARRVDSFIGCLNWIT, from the coding sequence ATGGGTGAGGGAGCTTTTCCCGTCCCATCCCACCAACTCATTGTCGGCGCCGTCACCGAGGATTTGCCGGACCTTGTAAAGCCGGAGCAGTTCAAAGATTATGAGGCCGGCAGCATAGTGGACAATGTCAGGCGGGCGGCTCAAGAAGCCAGGGCGGAAGGGGCCCAAATTGTAATTGCCCTGATTCATGCCGGCGATAATTATGATTCCAGGACTGGACCGGTCTTTGAGGTGGCCGGCCGGCTGGGAGGCGCCGGAGGCGTTGTTGACGCCGTTCTGGGCGGGCACACTCATAACGTGGTTGCGGCAACCGCCGCCAACGGCACGCCGGTGGCCATTGCCGGCTGTTACGGCAAGGGCTTTATCGACTTGAAAATTGTCATGCAGGAGGACGGCAGGCTTACCTTCAATACTTCCTATATTGATTGCGACACATCCAGCACAATTCCCCCGTATGGTTACAAGGCCGCGGCTCCGGTCGTCGATCAGGCCGTGTCCGCCATCGTTGACGCCGCCAAAACCAGGGCGATTCCACTCGCCGGACAGGTGCTGGGCACGGCCGGCACCGCCCTGACCATCGCCCAGGCGGAATATCCCTGGGGCGAGTCGACGGCCGGCAACTGGCTTTGCGATGTGATGAAAGCGAAAGTCAACGCCGATTTTGCCTTTATCAACAGCGGCGCTATCCGGGTTAACATTCCCCGGGGCGATGTAACCATGGGTGAACTCTATACCTTTCTACCCTTTGGCGATTTCATTATGACCGCCGATCTGACCGGCGCCCAGATCAAGGCGCTGCTGGAACAAGCCGTGGGCGACGGCGGCAAAGGCATCCAGACGGCCGGCCTGACCTTTGCCTATAACCCCGGCGCGCCCGGCGGCAGCAGGATCGAGAGTATCAGCAAATCCGACGGCACTCCCGTGGACATGGCAGACACGGCCAGGACGTACAGGGTTGCCGTCAACGACCATGTGGCAGCGGGCGGTGACGGGTTTTCCGTTTGTAAAAAGGCAAATTTAAATCCGGCAATATTTTCGATACCGGCGAGACGTGTGGATAGCTTTATTGGTTGTCTGAACTGGATAACGTGA
- a CDS encoding uncharacterized conserved protein, producing the protein MNIPAFKSHFQVEVFPGEGVLLLSEAGAGALYGRAYELVAPLVDGRRSAGEIVDALAGQLDAATVYYVLALLESKGYLTEAAPEIPAAVAAFWHGMDIEPRTALAVLRDRTVAVLAAGGLDPAGMHSALEAAGLRTGLRESARLWLVLTDDYQREELAAVNQAALQGARPWLLVRAGGPQLWLGPLFIPGETGCWQCLSSRLKRSLRSSSAGKGVSEIQARASALCEAIERYSGELSGGEVRVTCALKDWPPGEAYHPNDIMLYSAGQYARREAWNKRGSRFNRVPEPFTPDPVVDWTPLWSLTEERHKYVPTQLVYYGAPARAGDDTFYAFGCSNGCASGNTLAEAVLQGFFELVERDAAAIWWYNRLPRPGVDLVTFDEPYLLELAEHYRTRYRRETWALDITSDLGIPAFAALSRRLEGPEEQILLGLGCHLDARIALQRAFAEMNQMLGVASSAGKGDRQPLEDRETLTWLREATLTKQPYLAPDPAQPPRRLGDYPKQHSGDFLQDIAYCRQIIEARGMEMLVLDQTRAEVGMPVVKVVVPGLRHFWARFAPGRLYEVPVGMGWLKEPLREEDLNPVPIFF; encoded by the coding sequence ATGAACATACCCGCTTTCAAGTCCCATTTTCAGGTGGAGGTATTCCCCGGCGAAGGAGTGCTGCTGCTCTCCGAAGCCGGAGCCGGGGCGCTGTACGGCCGGGCCTACGAGCTGGTGGCCCCCCTGGTTGACGGCCGGCGCAGCGCCGGTGAAATCGTCGACGCCCTGGCCGGGCAGCTGGATGCGGCCACCGTCTATTACGTCCTCGCCCTCCTGGAGTCCAAAGGGTACCTGACCGAAGCCGCCCCTGAGATTCCCGCCGCCGTGGCCGCCTTCTGGCACGGCATGGACATTGAACCCCGGACGGCGCTGGCGGTGCTGCGGGACCGGACGGTGGCCGTCCTCGCCGCGGGCGGGCTCGACCCGGCCGGAATGCATTCCGCCCTGGAAGCGGCCGGGTTGCGGACGGGGCTGCGGGAATCGGCCCGCTTGTGGCTGGTCCTGACCGACGATTACCAGCGGGAAGAGCTGGCCGCCGTCAACCAGGCGGCGCTGCAAGGGGCGCGCCCCTGGCTGCTGGTAAGGGCAGGCGGCCCCCAGCTGTGGCTCGGGCCGCTCTTCATCCCCGGCGAAACGGGCTGCTGGCAGTGCCTGTCCTCGCGGCTCAAGCGGAGCCTGCGCAGCTCCAGCGCCGGCAAGGGCGTCTCCGAGATCCAGGCCCGGGCCAGCGCCCTCTGCGAAGCTATTGAACGCTATAGCGGGGAATTGTCCGGCGGCGAGGTGCGGGTGACCTGCGCCCTTAAAGACTGGCCGCCGGGCGAAGCCTATCACCCCAATGACATTATGCTCTACAGCGCCGGGCAGTATGCCCGGCGGGAAGCCTGGAACAAGCGGGGTTCGCGCTTCAACCGTGTGCCCGAGCCCTTCACCCCGGACCCGGTGGTGGACTGGACCCCGCTCTGGTCCCTGACGGAAGAGCGCCACAAGTACGTGCCCACCCAACTGGTCTATTACGGCGCCCCGGCCCGGGCAGGCGACGATACTTTTTACGCTTTTGGCTGCTCCAACGGCTGCGCTTCGGGCAATACCCTGGCGGAGGCGGTGCTGCAGGGTTTTTTTGAACTGGTGGAGCGCGACGCGGCGGCCATCTGGTGGTACAACCGCCTGCCCCGGCCCGGGGTGGATCTTGTCACCTTCGACGAACCTTATCTTCTGGAGTTGGCGGAACACTATCGTACTCGTTACCGGCGCGAAACCTGGGCCCTGGATATTACGAGCGACCTGGGGATTCCGGCCTTTGCGGCCTTGTCGCGCCGCCTGGAGGGACCGGAGGAACAGATCCTCCTCGGCCTGGGCTGCCATCTTGACGCCCGGATCGCCCTGCAGCGGGCCTTTGCGGAGATGAACCAGATGCTTGGTGTCGCATCTTCCGCCGGCAAAGGCGATAGACAGCCGCTGGAAGATCGTGAGACCCTGACCTGGCTACGGGAGGCGACGCTAACTAAGCAGCCTTACCTGGCGCCCGACCCGGCACAGCCGCCGCGGCGCTTGGGCGATTATCCAAAACAGCACAGCGGCGATTTCCTGCAGGATATCGCTTATTGCCGGCAAATCATCGAGGCGCGGGGCATGGAGATGCTGGTGCTGGACCAGACCCGGGCCGAGGTGGGGATGCCGGTGGTCAAGGTGGTGGTGCCGGGCCTGCGCCACTTCTGGGCGCGTTTCGCCCCGGGGCGGCTCTACGAAGTGCCGGTCGGGATGGGCTGGCTGAAAGAGCCGCTGCGGGAAGAAGATTTAAACCCCGTCCCCATCTTCTTTTAA
- the AslB gene encoding arylsulfatase regulator (Fe-S oxidoreductase) — MGIGFTVAPTLQCNFACTYCYEQAGENGDRRDGRNAFMPENVREELLKFIAQAAKTVRGVHITWYGGEPLLAKEIIFDLTQKIIAVTEENKINYSAGMITNGYLLAEDPGLVQKLKDSRINFFQITLDGPPEVHNRRRMLKAGGGPTFHRILAGIKLLAANEMEVSLRVNVDRSNMGEALKLLDILEENNLKDISIHLGHVAADTAGCKSHESSCATMEEFTVLNQAFHETLRQRGFKTGQTPHYPRIAYACGANRMNAFVVDPDVGMYKCWSEIGDKPARIGNIAEFKQRDKNERMHEIRWLTWEPFEYADCLACKVLPVCMGGCGYRAMFVHKDRPACMEWKYSLEHYVRARYRQEKNMQAEPKKS, encoded by the coding sequence ATGGGAATCGGCTTCACCGTCGCCCCCACCCTGCAGTGCAACTTCGCCTGCACCTACTGCTACGAACAGGCGGGGGAAAACGGGGACCGGCGGGACGGACGAAACGCCTTCATGCCGGAGAACGTGCGGGAAGAACTGCTGAAGTTCATCGCACAGGCGGCCAAAACCGTTAGAGGTGTCCATATCACCTGGTACGGCGGGGAGCCCCTGCTGGCCAAAGAGATCATCTTCGACCTGACGCAAAAAATAATCGCCGTCACCGAAGAGAACAAGATTAATTATTCCGCCGGAATGATCACCAACGGCTACCTGCTGGCGGAAGACCCGGGCCTGGTGCAAAAGCTGAAAGACAGCCGGATCAATTTTTTTCAGATCACCCTCGACGGGCCGCCGGAAGTGCACAACCGCCGCCGGATGCTGAAAGCGGGCGGCGGTCCTACCTTCCACCGGATCCTGGCGGGCATCAAGCTTTTGGCGGCCAACGAGATGGAGGTAAGCCTGCGCGTCAACGTGGACCGCTCCAACATGGGAGAAGCGTTAAAACTCCTGGATATCCTGGAGGAAAACAACCTGAAGGACATCTCCATCCACCTGGGTCACGTCGCCGCCGACACGGCGGGCTGCAAGTCCCATGAAAGTTCCTGCGCCACCATGGAAGAGTTCACCGTGTTGAACCAGGCCTTCCATGAGACTTTGCGGCAAAGGGGCTTCAAAACAGGCCAAACCCCCCACTACCCCAGGATTGCTTACGCCTGCGGGGCCAACCGGATGAATGCCTTTGTTGTCGACCCCGACGTCGGTATGTACAAGTGCTGGTCCGAGATCGGCGACAAGCCGGCCCGCATCGGCAATATTGCTGAATTTAAGCAACGGGATAAAAATGAACGGATGCATGAAATCCGCTGGCTCACCTGGGAACCCTTCGAGTACGCGGACTGCCTTGCCTGCAAGGTGCTGCCCGTCTGCATGGGGGGCTGCGGCTACCGGGCCATGTTCGTCCACAAGGACAGGCCGGCCTGCATGGAGTGGAAATACAGCCTGGAGCATTACGTCCGGGCGCGCTACCGGCAGGAAAAGAACATGCAGGCAGAGCCCAAAAAATCTTAG
- a CDS encoding hypothetical protein (containing partial SsnA (COG0402), cytosine deaminase and related metal-dependent hydrolases) → MGQLIFKGNIIFATAPGELKICAKSHIIVKDGTVEGIYERLPEEYGQEPVKDYGERLILPGFVDLHVHAPQFFQCGLGLDRELLDWLSDCTFPAESRFSDPAYAREAYTLFATEMIRQGTVRACIFATIHKESTGLLFEILREKGIGAFVGKVNMDRNCPGFLKEETEASIRETEELIIQYGGHPLVKPILTPRFAPSCSGKLLAAIGELAEKYNLPVQSHLAENRREV, encoded by the coding sequence ATGGGGCAACTAATTTTCAAGGGGAACATTATATTTGCGACGGCGCCCGGAGAGCTCAAAATATGTGCAAAAAGCCATATCATTGTAAAAGACGGAACGGTGGAGGGGATTTATGAAAGATTACCGGAGGAATACGGTCAAGAGCCGGTAAAAGATTACGGCGAACGGCTGATTCTTCCTGGTTTTGTGGACCTGCACGTGCACGCTCCCCAGTTTTTTCAGTGCGGGTTGGGACTGGACAGAGAGCTGCTGGATTGGCTGAGTGACTGCACTTTTCCTGCGGAAAGCCGTTTTTCCGACCCGGCGTATGCCCGGGAAGCATATACCCTTTTCGCAACTGAAATGATCCGCCAGGGAACTGTCAGGGCGTGTATATTCGCCACAATCCACAAAGAGAGCACCGGACTTCTATTTGAAATCCTGCGGGAAAAAGGAATAGGCGCCTTTGTGGGAAAAGTGAACATGGACCGGAACTGTCCCGGTTTCCTGAAAGAAGAAACGGAAGCCTCCATTCGGGAAACAGAGGAATTGATAATCCAGTACGGCGGGCACCCTCTCGTAAAACCCATTCTTACCCCCCGTTTTGCCCCCTCCTGCTCCGGGAAGCTGCTGGCCGCGATAGGAGAACTGGCGGAGAAGTACAACTTGCCGGTCCAGTCACACCTTGCAGAAAACCGCAGGGAAGTGTAA